One Micromonospora sp. WMMD1120 genomic region harbors:
- a CDS encoding SDR family oxidoreductase: MDLGLTDRVYVLTGASRGLGYATAQSLVADGARVVLSARDADAVAAAARQLGGPERALGLAADLADPETPEQLVAAAREHFGRLDGALISVGGPPAGNAAAISDEQWRLSFETVFLGTIRAVRTIAGVLTEGGAIGLVLSTSARGPVPGLGISNGLRPGLVGAAKDIADDYGPRGIRVVGLLPGRILTDRNRDLFAATGDPERARAEAEATIPLRRLGDPAEFGRVAAFVLSPAASYLTGITVPVDGGALRGL; the protein is encoded by the coding sequence ATGGATCTCGGACTGACCGACCGCGTGTACGTGCTCACCGGCGCATCCCGTGGCCTGGGTTACGCGACCGCGCAGAGCCTGGTCGCCGACGGGGCACGGGTCGTCCTCTCGGCCCGGGACGCGGACGCCGTGGCCGCCGCCGCGCGACAACTCGGTGGTCCGGAACGGGCGCTCGGGCTGGCCGCCGACCTCGCCGACCCGGAGACCCCGGAGCAGTTGGTCGCCGCCGCCCGGGAACACTTCGGCCGGCTCGACGGCGCGTTGATCTCGGTCGGCGGGCCGCCGGCGGGCAACGCTGCGGCGATCAGCGACGAGCAGTGGCGGCTCTCCTTCGAGACCGTCTTCCTGGGCACGATCCGCGCCGTCCGCACCATCGCCGGAGTGCTCACCGAGGGCGGGGCGATCGGGTTGGTGCTCTCCACCTCGGCCCGTGGGCCGGTGCCCGGCCTCGGCATCTCCAACGGCCTGCGCCCCGGTCTGGTGGGCGCGGCGAAGGACATCGCCGACGACTACGGCCCGCGCGGGATCAGGGTGGTCGGGCTGCTGCCCGGCCGGATCCTCACCGACCGCAACCGGGACCTGTTCGCCGCCACCGGCGACCCCGAGCGCGCCCGCGCCGAGGCCGAGGCGACCATCCCGCTACGCCGCCTCGGCGACCCGGCCGAGTTCGGTCGGGTCGCCGCGTTCGTCCTCTCCCCCGCCGCGAGCTACCTGACCGGGATCACAGTGCCGGTCGACGGTGGCGCGCTGCGCGGGCTGTGA
- the mug gene encoding G/U mismatch-specific DNA glycosylase translates to MTTDPGRTAVRHPRPTRAELAAAADRTIPDVLAPGLTVLFVGINPGLWSAATGWHFARPGNRFWPALHRGGFTQRLLHPSEQADLPALRLGITNMAERASARADELSTEELLAGAAILTDKVARYRPRWVAVVGVTAYRIGFRRPKAAFGPQPEAVAGARLWVLPNTSGLNAHFTPVTLGAAFAELRVAAGLPDRREPVQS, encoded by the coding sequence GTGACGACCGACCCGGGTCGCACCGCCGTCCGGCACCCGCGGCCCACCCGCGCCGAGCTGGCCGCCGCCGCCGACCGGACCATCCCCGACGTCCTCGCGCCGGGGCTCACGGTGCTCTTCGTCGGCATCAACCCGGGTCTCTGGTCGGCCGCGACCGGCTGGCACTTCGCCCGTCCCGGCAACCGGTTCTGGCCCGCGCTGCACCGGGGCGGCTTCACACAGCGGTTGCTGCACCCCAGCGAACAGGCCGACCTGCCGGCCCTGCGGCTCGGCATCACCAACATGGCGGAGCGGGCCAGCGCCCGCGCGGACGAGCTGAGCACCGAGGAGCTCCTCGCCGGGGCCGCGATCCTCACCGACAAGGTCGCCCGCTACCGGCCGCGCTGGGTGGCGGTGGTGGGGGTGACTGCGTACCGGATCGGTTTTCGCCGGCCGAAGGCCGCCTTCGGGCCGCAACCGGAGGCGGTGGCCGGCGCCCGGCTCTGGGTGCTGCCCAACACGAGCGGTCTGAACGCGCACTTCACCCCGGTCACGCTGGGGGCGGCGTTCGCGGAGTTGCGGGTCGCGGCGGGCCTGCCCGACCGCCGCGAACCCGTGCAGAGCTGA